In one Kitasatospora cineracea genomic region, the following are encoded:
- a CDS encoding FAD-binding and (Fe-S)-binding domain-containing protein produces the protein MPFFVPSPQLLRPANLLDSPDRVPDSRAAGTPEPLRAGLVDLLGEAKVLSKVSDLVKYASDASPYRFVPQVVVVPETVQDVAAVFGYAHRNGRTLVFRAAGTSLNGQAQGEDILVDVRRAWAGTGARAGAVLLPDGVHARIAPGTTVLRANAALARHGRLLGPDPASGRVATVGGVVANNACGMTAGTTRNSYRLLSEVTFVLPSGTVVDTGAPDADERLREAEPALCDGLLALKREVEADAALVARIRAKYELKNTNGYRLDALLDGATPTGILRGLVVGSEGTLGFVADTVFETVPLERRTSTALLFFPTLADAAAAVPGFNGLGARAVELMDGNTLRALASVQGVPDDWAQIPREVTALLVEFRSPDDKTLDAYEQAARRTTGDLHLVRPVASATNEFTRDRAVAAVYWHAREAFVTAVGKTRPSGTTLITEDFAVPPARLAEACAALLELQAAHGFDAAVSGHAAHGNLHFLLTFDASRPEDVRRYAAFMDAFCTMTVERFDGALKAEHATGRNLAPYLALEWGERATALMWRIKELFDPHGVLAPGVVLSRDPEIHLKGLKTIPPVEAVADPCIECGFCEAVCPSHDLTTSPRQRIVLRREMTRQDEGSKVLDELLDSYGYDAVDTCAGDSTCKLACPVGIDTGALMKDFRHRRHSAFEERNARTAADRFALLEAAARTGLDAAAHLSDRLLTAATGAARAAVRPDLVPAWLPEIPSGAAKALPPTGPRSEAAAVYYVACVNRIFDSTGGGEHTSLPQAVVDVSRRAGRPVWIPADLPGTCCATIWHSKGYLDGNALMANRIVERAWEWTGHGELPLVVDASSCTLGIAEEVLPYLTARNRELHAKLTVVDSTTWAAGLLPHLTVTTPLASAVLHPTCSMRHLDVVGDLAAVAAAVSDEVVTPVYAECCGFAGDRGLLHEELAASATRNEAAEVLARDFDAHLSANRTCEIGMDHATGRTYRSALIALERATRPA, from the coding sequence GTGCCGTTCTTCGTCCCGTCCCCGCAGTTGCTGCGCCCCGCGAACCTGCTGGACTCGCCCGACCGGGTCCCGGACTCGCGGGCGGCCGGCACCCCGGAGCCGCTGCGCGCGGGCCTGGTGGACCTGCTGGGCGAGGCGAAGGTGCTGAGCAAGGTGTCGGACCTGGTGAAGTACGCGTCCGACGCGAGCCCGTACCGTTTCGTGCCGCAGGTGGTGGTGGTCCCCGAGACGGTCCAGGACGTGGCGGCCGTGTTCGGCTACGCGCACCGCAACGGCCGCACGCTGGTGTTCCGGGCCGCGGGGACGTCGCTGAACGGGCAGGCGCAGGGCGAGGACATCCTGGTGGACGTCCGCCGGGCCTGGGCGGGGACGGGCGCCCGGGCGGGGGCCGTGCTGCTGCCGGACGGGGTGCACGCCCGGATCGCGCCGGGCACCACGGTGCTGCGGGCGAACGCGGCGCTGGCCCGGCACGGCCGGCTGCTGGGGCCGGACCCGGCGAGCGGGCGGGTGGCGACGGTGGGCGGGGTGGTGGCGAACAACGCGTGCGGGATGACGGCGGGCACCACCCGCAACTCCTACCGGCTGCTGTCCGAGGTGACGTTCGTGCTGCCGTCCGGCACCGTGGTGGACACCGGCGCGCCGGACGCCGACGAGCGGCTGCGGGAGGCCGAACCGGCGCTCTGCGACGGCCTGTTGGCGCTCAAGCGGGAGGTCGAGGCGGACGCCGCGCTGGTGGCCCGGATCCGGGCCAAGTACGAGCTGAAGAACACCAACGGCTACCGGCTGGACGCGCTGCTGGACGGCGCCACCCCCACCGGGATCCTGCGCGGACTGGTGGTCGGCTCGGAGGGCACCCTCGGCTTCGTCGCCGACACCGTGTTCGAGACGGTGCCGCTGGAGCGCCGCACCTCCACCGCGCTGCTGTTCTTCCCGACCCTGGCGGACGCGGCGGCCGCCGTGCCGGGCTTCAACGGCCTGGGCGCCCGCGCGGTCGAGCTGATGGACGGCAACACGCTGCGCGCGCTGGCCTCCGTCCAGGGCGTCCCGGACGACTGGGCGCAGATCCCGCGCGAGGTGACGGCCCTGCTGGTGGAGTTCCGCAGCCCGGATGACAAAACACTGGACGCATACGAACAGGCGGCCCGCCGCACGACCGGGGACCTGCACCTGGTCCGGCCGGTGGCCTCCGCCACCAACGAGTTCACCCGCGACCGGGCCGTCGCCGCCGTGTACTGGCACGCCCGGGAGGCGTTCGTGACGGCCGTCGGCAAGACCCGGCCGTCCGGCACCACCCTGATCACCGAGGACTTCGCCGTCCCGCCCGCCCGGCTGGCCGAGGCGTGCGCGGCGCTGCTCGAACTGCAGGCCGCGCACGGCTTCGACGCCGCCGTCTCCGGGCACGCCGCGCACGGCAACCTGCACTTCCTGCTGACCTTCGACGCCTCCCGCCCCGAGGACGTCCGCCGCTACGCCGCGTTCATGGACGCGTTCTGCACGATGACCGTCGAGCGCTTCGACGGCGCGCTGAAGGCCGAGCACGCCACCGGGCGCAACCTCGCGCCGTACCTGGCGCTCGAGTGGGGCGAGCGGGCCACCGCCCTGATGTGGCGGATCAAGGAGCTGTTCGACCCGCACGGCGTCCTCGCCCCGGGGGTGGTGCTCAGCCGCGACCCGGAGATCCACCTCAAGGGCCTCAAGACCATCCCGCCGGTCGAGGCGGTCGCCGACCCGTGCATCGAGTGCGGCTTCTGCGAGGCGGTCTGCCCCAGCCACGACCTGACCACCTCGCCGCGCCAACGGATCGTGCTGCGCCGCGAGATGACCCGCCAGGACGAGGGCTCGAAGGTGCTGGACGAGCTGCTCGACTCGTACGGCTACGACGCCGTCGACACCTGCGCGGGCGACTCCACCTGCAAGCTGGCCTGCCCGGTCGGCATCGACACCGGCGCGCTGATGAAGGACTTCCGGCACCGGCGGCACTCCGCCTTCGAGGAGCGGAACGCCCGGACGGCCGCCGACCGCTTCGCCCTGCTGGAGGCCGCCGCCCGCACCGGCCTGGACGCCGCCGCCCACCTGTCCGACCGGCTGCTGACGGCCGCCACCGGCGCGGCCCGCGCCGCCGTCCGGCCCGACCTCGTCCCGGCCTGGCTGCCGGAGATCCCGTCCGGCGCGGCGAAGGCGCTCCCGCCCACCGGCCCCCGGTCCGAGGCCGCCGCCGTCTACTACGTGGCCTGCGTGAACCGGATCTTCGACTCCACCGGCGGCGGGGAGCACACCTCGCTGCCGCAGGCCGTCGTGGACGTCTCCCGGCGGGCCGGAAGGCCGGTGTGGATCCCCGCCGACCTGCCGGGGACGTGCTGCGCGACCATCTGGCACTCCAAGGGCTACCTCGACGGCAACGCGCTGATGGCGAACCGGATCGTCGAACGGGCCTGGGAGTGGACCGGCCACGGCGAACTGCCGCTGGTGGTCGACGCCTCCTCCTGCACGCTCGGCATCGCCGAGGAGGTCCTGCCGTACCTGACCGCGCGCAACCGGGAGCTGCACGCGAAGCTGACCGTCGTCGACTCCACCACCTGGGCGGCCGGCCTGCTCCCGCACCTGACCGTCACCACCCCGCTGGCCAGCGCCGTCCTGCACCCCACCTGCTCGATGCGCCACCTGGACGTGGTCGGCGACCTGGCCGCCGTCGCCGCGGCGGTCAGCGACGAGGTGGTGACCCCGGTGTACGCCGAGTGCTGCGGCTTCGCGGGCGACCGCGGCCTGCTGCACGAGGAACTGGCCGCCTCCGCGACCCGGAACGAGGCCGCCGAGGTGCTCGCCCGCGACTTCGACGCCCACCTGAGCGCCAACCGGACGTGCGAGATCGGCATGGACCACGCCACCGGCCGCACCTACCGCTCCGCCCTGATCGCCCTGGAACGGGCCACCCGCCCGGCCTGA